Proteins co-encoded in one Apodemus sylvaticus chromosome 6, mApoSyl1.1, whole genome shotgun sequence genomic window:
- the LOC127687685 gene encoding uncharacterized protein LOC127687685 isoform X11, whose protein sequence is MHTGQVVISVWCAHRAGCHQCVVCTRDRLSSVCGVHTGQVVISVCTQDRLSLVCGVHTGQVVISVWCAHGTGCHQCVVCTQGRLSSVCGVHTRQVVISVWCAHRAGCHQCVHTGQVVIGVWCAHRAGCHQCVVCTQGRLSSVCAHRAGCHQCVVCTQGRLSSVCGVYTGQVVISVCTQDRLSSVCGVHTGQVVISVWCAHGIGCHQCVVCTQDRLSSVCAHRTGCHQCVVCTRDRLSSVCGVHTGQVVISVWCAHKAGCHQCVVCTQGRLSSVCAHRAGCHRCVVRTQGRLSSVCGVHTGQVVISVCTQGRLSSVYAHRAGCHRCVVCTQGRLSSVCAHRAGCHQCVVCT, encoded by the exons ATGCACACAGGACAGGTTGTCAtcagtgtgtggtgtgcacacaggGCAGGTTGTCAtcagtgtgtggtgtgcacacggGATAGGTTGTCAtcagtgtgtggtgtgcacacaggACAGGTTGTCAtcagtgtgtgcacacaggacAGGTTGTCATtagtgtgtggtgtgcacacaggACAGGTTGTCAtcagtgtgtggtgtgcacacggGACAGGTTGTCAtcagtgtgtggtgtgcacacaggGCAGGTTGTCAtcagtgtgtggtgtgcacacaaGGCAGGTTGTCAtcagtgtgtggtgtgcacacaggGCAGGTTGTCATCAGTGTGTGCACACAGGGCAGGTTGTCATCGGTGTGTGGTGCGCACACAGGGCAGGTTGTCAtcagtgtgtggtgtgcacacaggGCAGGTTGTCATCAGTGTGTGCACACAGGGCAG GTTGTCAtcagtgtgtggtgtgcacacaggGCAGGTTGTCatcagtgtgtggtgtgtacacagGACAGGTTGTCATCAGTGTATGCACACAGGACAGGTTGTCAtcagtgtgtggtgtgcacacaggGCAGGTTGTCAtcagtgtgtggtgtgcacacggGATAGGTTGTCAtcagtgtgtggtgtgcacacaggACAGGTTGTCAtcagtgtgtgcacacaggacAG GTTGTCAtcagtgtgtggtgtgcacacggGACAGGTTGTCAtcagtgtgtggtgtgcacacaggGCAGGTTGTCAtcagtgtgtggtgtgcacacaaGGCAGGTTGTCAtcagtgtgtggtgtgcacacaggGCAGGTTGTCATCAGTGTGTGCACACAGGGCAGGTTGTCATCGGTGTGTGGTGCGCACACAGGGCAGGTTGTCAtcagtgtgtggtgtgcacacaggGCAGGTTGTCATCAGTGTGTGCACACAGGGCAGGTTGTCATCAGTGTATGCACACAGGGCAGGTTGTCATCggtgtgtggtatgcacacaGGGCAGGTTGTCATCAGTGTGTGCACACAGGGCAGGTTGTCAtcagtgtgtggtgtgcacatag
- the LOC127687685 gene encoding uncharacterized protein LOC127687685 isoform X6 has product MHTGQVVISVWCAHRAGCHQCVVCTRDRLSSVCGVHTGQVVISVCTQDRLSLVCGVHTGQVVISVWCAHGTGCHQCVVCTQGRLSSVCGVHTRQVVISVWCAHRAGCHQCVHTGQVVIGVWCAHRAGCHQCVVCTQGRLSSVCAHRAGCHQCVVCTQGRLSSVCGVHTGQVVISVWCVHRTGCHQCMHTGQVVISVWCAHRAGCHQCVVCTRDRLSSVCGVHTGQVVISVCTQDRLSLVCGVHTGQVVISVWCAHGTGCHQCVVCTQGRLSSVCGVHTGQVVISVCTQGRLSSVCGAHTGQVVISVWCAHRAGCHQCVHTGQVVISVCTQGRLSSVCGMHTGQVVISVCTQGRLSSVCGVHIGQVSS; this is encoded by the exons ATGCACACAGGACAGGTTGTCAtcagtgtgtggtgtgcacacaggGCAGGTTGTCAtcagtgtgtggtgtgcacacggGATAGGTTGTCAtcagtgtgtggtgtgcacacaggACAGGTTGTCAtcagtgtgtgcacacaggacAGGTTGTCATtagtgtgtggtgtgcacacaggACAGGTTGTCAtcagtgtgtggtgtgcacacggGACAGGTTGTCAtcagtgtgtggtgtgcacacaggGCAGGTTGTCAtcagtgtgtggtgtgcacacaaGGCAGGTTGTCAtcagtgtgtggtgtgcacacaggGCAGGTTGTCATCAGTGTGTGCACACAGGGCAGGTTGTCATCGGTGTGTGGTGCGCACACAGGGCAGGTTGTCAtcagtgtgtggtgtgcacacaggGCAGGTTGTCATCAGTGTGTGCACACAGGGCAG GTTGTCatcagtgtgtggtgtgtacacagGGCAGGTTGTCAtcagtgtgtggtgtgcacacaggGCAGGTTGTCatcagtgtgtggtgtgtacacagGACAGGTTGTCATCAGTGTATGCACACAGGACAGGTTGTCAtcagtgtgtggtgtgcacacaggGCAGGTTGTCAtcagtgtgtggtgtgcacacggGATAGGTTGTCAtcagtgtgtggtgtgcacacaggACAGGTTGTCAtcagtgtgtgcacacaggacAGGTTGTCATtagtgtgtggtgtgcacacaggACAGGTTGTCAtcagtgtgtggtgtgcacacggGACAGGTTGTCAtcagtgtgtggtgtgcacacaggGCAG GTTGTCAtcagtgtgtggtgtgcacacaggGCAGGTTGTCATCAGTGTGTGCACACAGGGCAGGTTGTCATCGGTGTGTGGTGCGCACACAGGGCAGGTTGTCAtcagtgtgtggtgtgcacacaggGCAGGTTGTCATCAGTGTGTGCACACAGGGCAGGTTGTCATCAGTGTATGCACACAGGGCAGGTTGTCATCggtgtgtggtatgcacacaGGGCAGGTTGTCATCAGTGTGTGCACACAGGGCAGGTTGTCAtcagtgtgtggtgtgcacatagGGCAGGTTTCTTCCTAA
- the LOC127687685 gene encoding usherin-like isoform X33: protein MHTGQVVISVWCAHRAGCHQCVVCTRDRLSSVCGVHTGQVVISVCTQDRLSLVCGVHTGQVVISVWCAHGTGCHQCVVCTQGRLSSVCGVHTGQVVISVCTQGRLSSVCGAHTGQVVISVWCAHRAGCHQCVHTGQVVISVWCAHRAGCHQCVVCTQDRLSSVYAHRTGCHQCVVCTQGRLSSVCGVHTGQVVISVWCAHRAGCHQCVVCTQGRLSSVCGVHTGQVVISVCTQGRLSSVCGAHTGQVVISVWCAHRAGCHQCVHTGQVVISVCTQGRLSSVCGMHTGQVVISVCTQGRLSSVCGVHIGQVSS, encoded by the exons ATGCACACAGGACAGGTTGTCAtcagtgtgtggtgtgcacacaggGCAGGTTGTCAtcagtgtgtggtgtgcacacggGATAGGTTGTCAtcagtgtgtggtgtgcacacaggACAGGTTGTCAtcagtgtgtgcacacaggacAGGTTGTCATtagtgtgtggtgtgcacacaggACAGGTTGTCAtcagtgtgtggtgtgcacacggGACAGGTTGTCAtcagtgtgtggtgtgcacacaggGCAG GTTGTCAtcagtgtgtggtgtgcacacaggGCAGGTTGTCATCAGTGTGTGCACACAGGGCAGGTTGTCATCGGTGTGTGGTGCGCACACAGGGCAGGTTGTCAtcagtgtgtggtgtgcacacaggGCAGGTTGTCATCAGTGTGTGCACACAGGGCAG GTTGTCAtcagtgtgtggtgtgcacacaggGCAGGTTGTCatcagtgtgtggtgtgtacacagGACAGGTTGTCATCAGTGTATGCACACAGGACAGGTTGTCAtcagtgtgtggtgtgcacacaggGCAG GTTGTCAtcagtgtgtggtgtgcacacggGACAGGTTGTCAtcagtgtgtggtgtgcacacaggGCAGGTTGTCAtcagtgtgtggtgtgcacacaaGGCAGGTTGTCAtcagtgtgtggtgtgcacacaggGCAGGTTGTCATCAGTGTGTGCACACAGGGCAGGTTGTCATCGGTGTGTGGTGCGCACACAGGGCAGGTTGTCAtcagtgtgtggtgtgcacacaggGCAGGTTGTCATCAGTGTGTGCACACAGGGCAGGTTGTCATCAGTGTATGCACACAGGGCAGGTTGTCATCggtgtgtggtatgcacacaGGGCAGGTTGTCATCAGTGTGTGCACACAGGGCAGGTTGTCAtcagtgtgtggtgtgcacatagGGCAGGTTTCTTCCTAA
- the LOC127687685 gene encoding uncharacterized protein LOC127687685 isoform X25 encodes MHTGQVVISVWCAHRAGCHQCVVCTRDRLSSVCGVHTGQVVISVCTQDRLSLVCGVHTGQVVISVWCAHGTGCHQCVVCTQGRLSSVCGVHTRQVVISVWCAHRAGCHQCVHTGQVVIGVWCAHRAGCHQCVVCTQGRLSSVCAHRAGCHQCVVCTQGRLSSVCGVYTGQVVISVCTQDRLSSVCGVHTGQVVISVWCAHGIGCHQCVVCTQDRLSSVCAHRTGCHQCVVCTRDRLSSVCGVHTGQVVISVWCAHKAGCHQCVVCTQGRLSSVCGVHTGQVVISVCTQGRLSSVYAHRAGCHRCVVCTQGRLSSVCAHRAGCHQCVVCT; translated from the exons ATGCACACAGGACAGGTTGTCAtcagtgtgtggtgtgcacacaggGCAGGTTGTCAtcagtgtgtggtgtgcacacggGATAGGTTGTCAtcagtgtgtggtgtgcacacaggACAGGTTGTCAtcagtgtgtgcacacaggacAGGTTGTCATtagtgtgtggtgtgcacacaggACAGGTTGTCAtcagtgtgtggtgtgcacacggGACAGGTTGTCAtcagtgtgtggtgtgcacacaggGCAGGTTGTCAtcagtgtgtggtgtgcacacaaGGCAGGTTGTCAtcagtgtgtggtgtgcacacaggGCAGGTTGTCATCAGTGTGTGCACACAGGGCAGGTTGTCATCGGTGTGTGGTGCGCACACAGGGCAGGTTGTCAtcagtgtgtggtgtgcacacaggGCAGGTTGTCATCAGTGTGTGCACACAGGGCAG GTTGTCAtcagtgtgtggtgtgcacacaggGCAGGTTGTCatcagtgtgtggtgtgtacacagGACAGGTTGTCATCAGTGTATGCACACAGGACAGGTTGTCAtcagtgtgtggtgtgcacacaggGCAGGTTGTCAtcagtgtgtggtgtgcacacggGATAGGTTGTCAtcagtgtgtggtgtgcacacaggACAGGTTGTCAtcagtgtgtgcacacaggacAG GTTGTCAtcagtgtgtggtgtgcacacggGACAGGTTGTCAtcagtgtgtggtgtgcacacaggGCAGGTTGTCAtcagtgtgtggtgtgcacacaaGGCAGGTTGTCAtcagtgtgtggtgtgcacacaggGCAG GTTGTCAtcagtgtgtggtgtgcacacaggGCAGGTTGTCATCAGTGTGTGCACACAGGGCAGGTTGTCATCAGTGTATGCACACAGGGCAGGTTGTCATCggtgtgtggtatgcacacaGGGCAGGTTGTCATCAGTGTGTGCACACAGGGCAGGTTGTCAtcagtgtgtggtgtgcacatag
- the LOC127687685 gene encoding laminin subunit alpha-2-like isoform X5: MHTGQVVISVWCAHRAGCHQCVVCTRDRLSSVCGVHTGQVVISVCTQDRLSLVCGVHTGQVVISVWCAHGTGCHQCVVCTQGRLSSVCGVHTRQVVISVWCAHRAGCHQCVHTGQVVIGVWCAHRAGCHQCVVCTQGRLSSVCAHRAGCHQCVVCTQGRLSSVCGVHTGQVVISVWCVHRTGCHQCMHTGQVVISVWCAHRAGCHQCVVCTRDRLSSVCGVHTGQVVISVCTQDRLSSVCGVHTGQVVISVWCAHRAGCHQCVVCTQGRLSSVCGVHTGQVVISVCTQGRLSSVCGAHTGQVVISVWCAHRAGCHQCVHTGQVVISVCTQGRLSSVCGMHTGQVVISVCTQGRLSSVCGVHIGQVSS, translated from the exons ATGCACACAGGACAGGTTGTCAtcagtgtgtggtgtgcacacaggGCAGGTTGTCAtcagtgtgtggtgtgcacacggGATAGGTTGTCAtcagtgtgtggtgtgcacacaggACAGGTTGTCAtcagtgtgtgcacacaggacAGGTTGTCATtagtgtgtggtgtgcacacaggACAGGTTGTCAtcagtgtgtggtgtgcacacggGACAGGTTGTCAtcagtgtgtggtgtgcacacaggGCAGGTTGTCAtcagtgtgtggtgtgcacacaaGGCAGGTTGTCAtcagtgtgtggtgtgcacacaggGCAGGTTGTCATCAGTGTGTGCACACAGGGCAGGTTGTCATCGGTGTGTGGTGCGCACACAGGGCAGGTTGTCAtcagtgtgtggtgtgcacacaggGCAGGTTGTCATCAGTGTGTGCACACAGGGCAG GTTGTCatcagtgtgtggtgtgtacacagGGCAGGTTGTCAtcagtgtgtggtgtgcacacaggGCAGGTTGTCatcagtgtgtggtgtgtacacagGACAGGTTGTCATCAGTGTATGCACACAGGACAGGTTGTCAtcagtgtgtggtgtgcacacaggGCAGGTTGTCAtcagtgtgtggtgtgcacacggGATAGGTTGTCAtcagtgtgtggtgtgcacacaggACAGGTTGTCAtcagtgtgtgcacacaggacAG GTTGTCAtcagtgtgtggtgtgcacacggGACAGGTTGTCAtcagtgtgtggtgtgcacacaggGCAGGTTGTCAtcagtgtgtggtgtgcacacaaGGCAGGTTGTCAtcagtgtgtggtgtgcacacaggGCAGGTTGTCATCAGTGTGTGCACACAGGGCAGGTTGTCATCGGTGTGTGGTGCGCACACAGGGCAGGTTGTCAtcagtgtgtggtgtgcacacaggGCAGGTTGTCATCAGTGTGTGCACACAGGGCAGGTTGTCATCAGTGTATGCACACAGGGCAGGTTGTCATCggtgtgtggtatgcacacaGGGCAGGTTGTCATCAGTGTGTGCACACAGGGCAGGTTGTCAtcagtgtgtggtgtgcacatagGGCAGGTTTCTTCCTAA
- the LOC127687685 gene encoding uncharacterized protein LOC127687685 isoform X23, translating to MHTGQVVISVWCAHRAGCHQCVVCTRDRLSSVCGVHTGQVVISVCTQDRLSLVCGVHTGQVVISVWCAHGTGCHQCVVCTQGRLSSVCGVHTRQVVISVWCAHRAGCHQCVHTGQVVIGVWCAHRAGCHQCVVCTQGRLSSVCAHRAGCHQCVVCTQGRLSSVCGVYTGQVVISVCTQDRLSSVCGVHTGQVVISVWCAHGIGCHQCVVCTQDRLSSVCAHRTGCHQCVVCTRDRLSSVCGVHTGQVVISVWCAHKAGCHQCVVCTQGRLSSVCAHRAGCHQCVHTGQVVISVCTQGRLSSVCGMHTGQVVISVCTQGRLSSVCGVHIGQVSS from the exons ATGCACACAGGACAGGTTGTCAtcagtgtgtggtgtgcacacaggGCAGGTTGTCAtcagtgtgtggtgtgcacacggGATAGGTTGTCAtcagtgtgtggtgtgcacacaggACAGGTTGTCAtcagtgtgtgcacacaggacAGGTTGTCATtagtgtgtggtgtgcacacaggACAGGTTGTCAtcagtgtgtggtgtgcacacggGACAGGTTGTCAtcagtgtgtggtgtgcacacaggGCAGGTTGTCAtcagtgtgtggtgtgcacacaaGGCAGGTTGTCAtcagtgtgtggtgtgcacacaggGCAGGTTGTCATCAGTGTGTGCACACAGGGCAGGTTGTCATCGGTGTGTGGTGCGCACACAGGGCAGGTTGTCAtcagtgtgtggtgtgcacacaggGCAGGTTGTCATCAGTGTGTGCACACAGGGCAG GTTGTCAtcagtgtgtggtgtgcacacaggGCAGGTTGTCatcagtgtgtggtgtgtacacagGACAGGTTGTCATCAGTGTATGCACACAGGACAGGTTGTCAtcagtgtgtggtgtgcacacaggGCAGGTTGTCAtcagtgtgtggtgtgcacacggGATAGGTTGTCAtcagtgtgtggtgtgcacacaggACAGGTTGTCAtcagtgtgtgcacacaggacAG GTTGTCAtcagtgtgtggtgtgcacacggGACAGGTTGTCAtcagtgtgtggtgtgcacacaggGCAGGTTGTCAtcagtgtgtggtgtgcacacaaGGCAGGTTGTCAtcagtgtgtggtgtgcacacaggGCAGGTTGTCATCAGTGTGTGCACACAGGGCAG GTTGTCATCAGTGTGTGCACACAGGGCAGGTTGTCATCAGTGTATGCACACAGGGCAGGTTGTCATCggtgtgtggtatgcacacaGGGCAGGTTGTCATCAGTGTGTGCACACAGGGCAGGTTGTCAtcagtgtgtggtgtgcacatagGGCAGGTTTCTTCCTAA
- the LOC127687685 gene encoding usherin-like isoform X26, protein MHTGQVVISVWCAHRAGCHQCVVCTRDRLSSVCGVHTGQVVISVCTQDRLSLVCGVHTGQVVISVWCAHGTGCHQCVVCTQGRLSSVCGVHTRQVVISVWCAHRAGCHQCVHTGQVVIGVWCAHRAGCHQCVVCTQGRLSSVCAHRAGCHQCVVCTQGRLSSVCGVYTGQVVISVCTQDRLSSVCGVHTGQVVISVWCAHGIGCHQCVVCTQDRLSSVCAHRTGCHQCVVCTRDRLSSVCGVHTGQVVISVWCAHKAGCHQCVVCTQGRLSSVCAHRAGCHRCVVRTQGRLSSVCGMHTGQVVISVCTQGRLSSVCGVHIGQVSS, encoded by the exons ATGCACACAGGACAGGTTGTCAtcagtgtgtggtgtgcacacaggGCAGGTTGTCAtcagtgtgtggtgtgcacacggGATAGGTTGTCAtcagtgtgtggtgtgcacacaggACAGGTTGTCAtcagtgtgtgcacacaggacAGGTTGTCATtagtgtgtggtgtgcacacaggACAGGTTGTCAtcagtgtgtggtgtgcacacggGACAGGTTGTCAtcagtgtgtggtgtgcacacaggGCAGGTTGTCAtcagtgtgtggtgtgcacacaaGGCAGGTTGTCAtcagtgtgtggtgtgcacacaggGCAGGTTGTCATCAGTGTGTGCACACAGGGCAGGTTGTCATCGGTGTGTGGTGCGCACACAGGGCAGGTTGTCAtcagtgtgtggtgtgcacacaggGCAGGTTGTCATCAGTGTGTGCACACAGGGCAG GTTGTCAtcagtgtgtggtgtgcacacaggGCAGGTTGTCatcagtgtgtggtgtgtacacagGACAGGTTGTCATCAGTGTATGCACACAGGACAGGTTGTCAtcagtgtgtggtgtgcacacaggGCAGGTTGTCAtcagtgtgtggtgtgcacacggGATAGGTTGTCAtcagtgtgtggtgtgcacacaggACAGGTTGTCAtcagtgtgtgcacacaggacAG GTTGTCAtcagtgtgtggtgtgcacacggGACAGGTTGTCAtcagtgtgtggtgtgcacacaggGCAGGTTGTCAtcagtgtgtggtgtgcacacaaGGCAGGTTGTCAtcagtgtgtggtgtgcacacaggGCAGGTTGTCATCAGTGTGTGCACACAGGGCAGGTTGTCATCGGTGTGTGGTGCGCACACAGGGCAG GTTGTCATCggtgtgtggtatgcacacaGGGCAGGTTGTCATCAGTGTGTGCACACAGGGCAGGTTGTCAtcagtgtgtggtgtgcacatagGGCAGGTTTCTTCCTAA
- the LOC127687685 gene encoding uncharacterized protein LOC127687685 isoform X24: MHTGQVVISVWCAHRAGCHQCVVCTRDRLSSVCGVHTGQVVISVCTQDRLSLVCGVHTGQVVISVWCAHGTGCHQCVVCTQGRLSSVCGVHTRQVVISVWCAHRAGCHQCVHTGQVVIGVWCAHRAGCHQCVVCTQGRLSSVCAHRAGCHQCVVCTQGRLSSVCGVHTGQVVISVWCVHRTGCHQCMHTGQVVISVWCAHRAGCHQCVVCTRDRLSSVCGVHTGQVVISVCTQDRLSLVCGVHTGQVVISVWCAHGTGCHQCVVCTQGRLSSVCGVHTGQVVISVCTQGRLSSVYAHRAGCHRCVVCTQGRLSSVCAHRAGCHQCVVCT, translated from the exons ATGCACACAGGACAGGTTGTCAtcagtgtgtggtgtgcacacaggGCAGGTTGTCAtcagtgtgtggtgtgcacacggGATAGGTTGTCAtcagtgtgtggtgtgcacacaggACAGGTTGTCAtcagtgtgtgcacacaggacAGGTTGTCATtagtgtgtggtgtgcacacaggACAGGTTGTCAtcagtgtgtggtgtgcacacggGACAGGTTGTCAtcagtgtgtggtgtgcacacaggGCAGGTTGTCAtcagtgtgtggtgtgcacacaaGGCAGGTTGTCAtcagtgtgtggtgtgcacacaggGCAGGTTGTCATCAGTGTGTGCACACAGGGCAGGTTGTCATCGGTGTGTGGTGCGCACACAGGGCAGGTTGTCAtcagtgtgtggtgtgcacacaggGCAGGTTGTCATCAGTGTGTGCACACAGGGCAG GTTGTCatcagtgtgtggtgtgtacacagGGCAGGTTGTCAtcagtgtgtggtgtgcacacaggGCAGGTTGTCatcagtgtgtggtgtgtacacagGACAGGTTGTCATCAGTGTATGCACACAGGACAGGTTGTCAtcagtgtgtggtgtgcacacaggGCAGGTTGTCAtcagtgtgtggtgtgcacacggGATAGGTTGTCAtcagtgtgtggtgtgcacacaggACAGGTTGTCAtcagtgtgtgcacacaggacAGGTTGTCATtagtgtgtggtgtgcacacaggACAGGTTGTCAtcagtgtgtggtgtgcacacggGACAGGTTGTCAtcagtgtgtggtgtgcacacaggGCAG GTTGTCAtcagtgtgtggtgtgcacacaggGCAGGTTGTCATCAGTGTGTGCACACAGGGCAGGTTGTCATCAGTGTATGCACACAGGGCAGGTTGTCATCggtgtgtggtatgcacacaGGGCAGGTTGTCATCAGTGTGTGCACACAGGGCAGGTTGTCAtcagtgtgtggtgtgcacatag
- the LOC127687685 gene encoding uncharacterized protein LOC127687685 isoform X31, translating to MHTGQVVISVWCAHRAGCHQCVVCTRDRLSSVCGVHTGQVVISVCTQDRLSLVCGVHTGQVVISVWCAHGTGCHQCVVCTQGRLSSVCGVHTRQVVISVWCAHRAGCHQCVHTGQVVIGVWCAHRAGCHQCVVCTQGRLSSVCAHRAGCHQCVVCTQGRLSSVCGVYTGQVVISVCTQDRLSSVCGVHTGQVVISVWCAHGIGCHQCVVCTQDRLSSVCAHRTGCHQCVVCTRDRLSSVCGVHTGQVVISVWCAHRAGCHQCVHTGQVVISVCTQGRLSSVYAHRAGCHRCVVCTQGRLSSVCAHRAGCHQCVVCT from the exons ATGCACACAGGACAGGTTGTCAtcagtgtgtggtgtgcacacaggGCAGGTTGTCAtcagtgtgtggtgtgcacacggGATAGGTTGTCAtcagtgtgtggtgtgcacacaggACAGGTTGTCAtcagtgtgtgcacacaggacAGGTTGTCATtagtgtgtggtgtgcacacaggACAGGTTGTCAtcagtgtgtggtgtgcacacggGACAGGTTGTCAtcagtgtgtggtgtgcacacaggGCAGGTTGTCAtcagtgtgtggtgtgcacacaaGGCAGGTTGTCAtcagtgtgtggtgtgcacacaggGCAGGTTGTCATCAGTGTGTGCACACAGGGCAGGTTGTCATCGGTGTGTGGTGCGCACACAGGGCAGGTTGTCAtcagtgtgtggtgtgcacacaggGCAGGTTGTCATCAGTGTGTGCACACAGGGCAG GTTGTCAtcagtgtgtggtgtgcacacaggGCAGGTTGTCatcagtgtgtggtgtgtacacagGACAGGTTGTCATCAGTGTATGCACACAGGACAGGTTGTCAtcagtgtgtggtgtgcacacaggGCAGGTTGTCAtcagtgtgtggtgtgcacacggGATAGGTTGTCAtcagtgtgtggtgtgcacacaggACAGGTTGTCAtcagtgtgtgcacacaggacAG GTTGTCAtcagtgtgtggtgtgcacacggGACAGGTTGTCAtcagtgtgtggtgtgcacacaggGCAG GTTGTCAtcagtgtgtggtgtgcacacaggGCAGGTTGTCATCAGTGTGTGCACACAGGGCAG GTTGTCATCAGTGTGTGCACACAGGGCAGGTTGTCATCAGTGTATGCACACAGGGCAGGTTGTCATCggtgtgtggtatgcacacaGGGCAGGTTGTCATCAGTGTGTGCACACAGGGCAGGTTGTCAtcagtgtgtggtgtgcacatag